GCCTGCTGGCCGAAGGCCGCGACAATGCCGAGATCGCGCGGGCGCTGGGCGTGGCCGTTAGCACGATCAAATCGCATGTCAACCACATCTTCGGCAAGCTCGGCGTTACCAATCGGTTGGAAGCTGTGCTCCGCGCCCGCCAGTTCAATCTGCTTTAAGGGGCGCTGTCCCCCTAAACCACCCTAGCCAAAAAGTCCCCAACCACCGCCACCGACATCCACCCTGCGCGCACCAATGCCCGCGATCGACTCACCCTGGGGTTGATGTCGATTCAGCGCAGGATTGGTATTCTATGCCCATACCAGGCGGTGGTGGTTTGGGAGGCGGCAACCGCCGCACTGCTCTGAACTATCATGCAGAAACCGCAGCTGGCATGGCTTACTTGACCAAGGAGCACAATCCATGCAATCGATGACCAGATCCGGCGCCGGCTTAGCCAACAACCGCGTGCCGGCGCGCAGCACATCGTTGACCGTCGAGAACATCGCGATCCATGTTACCGACCAGGGCGCCGGCGTGCCGACGCTGCTGCTGCATGGCATCTTCGACTCGGCCGACACCTGGAGTGGCGTGACCGAGCGTCTACAAGCCAACTTCCGCTGCCTGGTGCCCGATCTGCCCGGCTTCGGGCGCTCGGGCGAGCCGGCCGATTTCGATTGCTCGCTGCCCCACCTGGCGCAGTTCATCGACAATCTGATCGGCGCGCTTGGCATCGACCAGCCGATCAACCTGATCGGGTACGACATCGGCGCCACCTACGGCCTGGCCTGGGCGGTCACACATCCCGCGAAGGTGCGCAACATAGCGATTCTGAATGCTAACTTCTTCTCCGACTACAAGTGGCACTCGTTCGCGCGGCTCTGGCGCATTCCAGTAGTCGGCGAGCTCGCGATGGCAATGATCACCGAGGCAAATTTTGCGCGCGCTATGGTGAGCAGCGCCCCACAGATCCCGCCCGAAAAGGCGCGCGAAGCGGCCCGGCTGGTAACCCCGGCGGCGAAACGCATGGCCCTGCGCCATTATCGCGCGCTCGACTCGGCCGTCTTTCACGGGTGGGAAGATCAGCTGCGCGACCTGACCAGCCACAAACCCACGATCGTCTGCTGGGGCGATCAGGATCCGGCGATACCGCCGAGCTTCGCCGAGCGGTTCGGTGCGCAAACGGTACGCCACTTTCCAACCAACAGCCACTGGCTGCCGCTCGAAGCACCGGCCCTGCTGGCCGAGTACCTGGAGGCCTTTTTCCGCGAGGCGGCCTGATGGAGCGCCCGCGATTAGCCGATGCGCCGGTGTACTACCAGATCCGCGTGCAAGGCATGCTCGACCCACACTGGTCGGCGTGGTTCGAGGGCCTGACGATCGTGCATGATGCCGGCGGCGATACGCTGCTGATTGGGCCGCTGGCCGACCAGGCCGCACTGTATGGGTTGCTCCACCGCATCCGCGATCTAGGCATGGTGCTGCTGGCGATCACACGGCTGCCCGCGCATAGCGCATGAGGTATGATCGGCGAGCCGTTGATTGCCCAAACGCGCAGGGGTGCGTTCGCGCACGCCGAAATCCATTGCACTATGCTGCAGCGCGTTATTGTGTGGGAAGAGTCAGGCGTCGGCCGGTGGCCGGCGCCTGGCTGCGTTTCGGCGGTGTTTTTTGCAGCGCGGCGCATACCCCTCGTGCGGCGGTGCTAGTGTGCTAGGGCCGGGCGCGATTCTCGAGCGCGCATAGCAGCACAAGCATCAGGCATACGTGCCCCAATCGCGCTCCTCAACCGTCCAGTCGGTCGCGCCGTAGCGCTTGATCGAAATATGTGTCATCGCGCTGTCGGGCGCCGCGCCGTGCCAATGCCACTCGCCGGCCGGCACCACCACCACATCGCCGGCTGTGACCACGCGGCGCCCGGCGTGGTCAGCCACGATCCCGCGCCCGGCCGTAATATGCAGGATCTGGTCGACCGGGTGGACATGCGGGCGGGTGCGGCCGCCGGCCTCGAACGACACCACCAGCAGCTCGATCTCGCTGCACTGCTGCTCGCTAACCAGCTGCTGCATCCACACCTGGCCGCCGAAATTACCGCTGGCGGTCGCGTCCTGCGCGGCGGCGCGATCGATCGTAAGGAATTGCATACACCGTACTCCTTCTAACCTTCTAACCCATTGGCAGGCGGCAGAATATGATATCAGACAAAGCCCTGTGCAATCAGCAAGCTACCATGGGGGCTGACCAGGTGGCGCTGGCCCGAGCCGCCCACCACCCGGCACCAACTCTCGGCGATCAGCACACCATCACCGGCGAGCTGGTCGAGCCAGAAGCGAAAGCCGCCATACATGCCTGGAACCGCAAACCACAGCCTGGGCTCGGCCAGCTCGAGCAGCGGCTCGAGCTCGGGCAAGCGCAGTGCGTGCTCACGCACGAGCTGCTCGGCGCGCGCATGAATCAGGGCATGAAAGTGCTGCTGGATCGGCTGGAGCACCTCCAGAGGCATGTCGCGCTGAAACACGGGCGTCAGCAGCTCGCGCAGATGGTGATGGCCCTGGCGCATGGCGATCTCGAGCGGGCGCTGGCCCTGGGCACAGCGCAGCGTGCGCCAGGCGCCGAGGCCAAGCAGCACCTCGACCACCGCAGCCGGCGCGCCGCCGTGCGCGGCCTGGTGCAGCGGAGCGTAGCGCGATTGGCCGCCGGGGCGCGTTGTATTGATCAGCTGGGGCGCCTGCCCCAGCAGCGCCAGTAGCGTGCCCCAATCATAGGCTCTGGCCGCATCGGCCAGCCGAGCGCGCCGCGCAGCCTCCTCGGGTTTGATCGTACTGGCCAGTGTAACGCCATCCCAAACCTGATTGTGCATATGCTCGCATTTCTGCCAACTCGCCCGCGTAGGCATCGCACAGCCGCGCGTCGCGAGTCCAGGCGCGAGGTATTGGCTGTGCGGACATGATACGCCATGTGCGCCGAATCTGTCGAGCGCGGCTGGCGTGCTGGTAGCGCTTTGCAGGGTGCGGGTTTGCAGGGTGCCCAGTGCTGCGCACCTGGCCCTGCGGCCCACTTCACACGCTCGTAGTAACAATCAGGCCGCTGATCTCCTAAAAATGCTGCGACGTACGTTTACTATTTGAATTCCAGATCCTATTTAGTGCAGGTTGCACCAGAGTTGAGCCTGTACGCAATGGCGCGACGTGCAGTGTCGTGCGGAGGATCGCGTATGACCGAGACGCAGCTCCATCCTGCCGGCATCCTGTCTGGCCTGGATTTGCCGGTTGTGCGCGCGCGTGTGACACTGCGCCTGCTCGAGGCCACCACCCTACCGCCCTACAAGGGTGCGCTGCTGCGCGGCGGCTTTGGCTACGCCTTTCAGCGCGCGTCGTGCCCGCAGCCGTGCTGGGGCCACGCCGAGGCCTGCGCGGTTGGCGCGCTGTGTCCCTACCGCGCGATCTTCGAGACGCCGCACCCGCCCGGGGTGGCGCAGCTGCACGACCTGCAGGACGTGCCGCGGCCATTTGTGATCGAGCCGCCGCTCGACCATAAGCGCGCCTATGCTGCCGGCGACGCGCTCGAGTTCGGGCTGATCCTGATCGGCCGCGCGATCGACCAGCTGGCCTACTTCCTATACAGCTTCGAGCAGCTCGGGCGCATGGGTCTGGGCCGTGGCCAGGCCCGCGCGCGGCTCGAACGCGTCGAGGCACTGCGGCCCTGGCAGCCAACCGGCGTGGCGCTATACCAGGACGGCCGCGCGACGAGCGAGGCGGCACGGTTGCGCGATGCCGGCGCGAGCTACTGCTACGATGCGCCGACGATCGCGGCGCGCGCGGCGCAGCTGCCGGCCGACCTGGCGCTGCGCCTGGTGACGCCACTGCGGGTCAAAGCGCGCGGCACGTTCATCGATGTGCTGGACATGCCGGCGATCGTGGGGGCGGCCTGCTGGCGGCTGCGGGCGCTGGCCTCGTTCCACGGCGGCGGGCCGTGGGATGTCGATCACCGCGCGCTGGCAGAGCGGGCAGGCAGCATCGCCGTTGAGAATCCACGCGTCCAGTGGATCGACTGGGAGCGCACATCGACCCGCGCAGGCCAGCAGCGCGCAATGACATTGGGCGGGCTGCTTGGGAGCGCGGTGCTGCGCGGGGTGCCGCCCGACGTGCGCGCAGTGCTGCTGGCCGGCAGCCTGGTGCATATCGGCAAGGCGGCAGTGTTTGGGCATGGCCAGCTCGAGCTGGCCGAGTGGCGCCGGTAGGGCGCGCCTCGTGGGGACAGCCGTGTCGTACCCACGAGGCGTGAGTGGGCGCACTCGGATCGAGCGCTGGTGGAGCCGGGTGATTCGCGGGTAGCGCGAATAGATGCAGACCGCCTGGTGGTGCTCTAGCTGGTGGTCGAGCCGGGGCGGCGGCGGGGGCGGCGGTAGTCGGCCTTTTTCTTGAGGCCGATCGAGAACACCGCGTCGGAGCTGTGGCCGTACTGGCTGATCACCGCAGCCTTAACACTCAGGATCACGTTGTGCAGATCCCATCCTGCGGTGATGTGTGCGTCGCGTGCGGCAGCCAGCGCGTTGGCCGCCAGCCGCTCGGCCTCTTCGGCCTGGCGCAGGCGCGCCTCGAGCGTGCTCACCGCGTCGACGCTCAGGGCCGGGTTGGCCGGGGCGTAGTCGGCCAGCTTCTTGAGCGCCAGCAGCGCCGCGCGGTCGCTCTCGATCGTGGTCTGGGGCAGCCGGGTTCGTTGGTTGAACGCCATGAACATAACCTCCAATCATACGTTGTGGGCCTATGCGTCACACCGACACATATGTAGAGTAGAGTACGCATAATAGGCATGATTGTCTATCGCGCATGCATACCGTCTCTTTAATCCATGATTCCTAGGTTGATACCGGCCCGAAGTACTATTGTGCGTACCTAACGCTTAACCAGAAGTGGCTGTGTGGAAGCCAATCACGCCGCATTGGAAGCCAATCACGCCGCATTGGAAGCCAATCACGCCGCATTGGAAGCCAATCACGCCGCATTGGAAGCCAATCACGCCGCATTGGAAGCCAATCACGCCGCATTGGAAGCCAATCACGCCGCATTGGAAGCCAATCACGCCGCATTGGAAGCCAATCACGCCGCATTGGAAGCCAATCACGCCGCATTGGAAGCCAATCACGCCGCATTGGAAGCCAATCACGCCGCATTGGAACCTACACACGCCTGTGTGGAAAGGAAGCACTGCCGTATATACGCGGCAGCGATCCGGTGCCCAGGCTCACAAACGCGGACGAGCGCGGACGAGTGCGCAGGAGGATTGGGACGCGGACGAACACGGACGAGCGCGGACGAGTGAGCGAGTGCAAGAGGGGACGCGGACGAACGCGGACGAGCGCGGACGAGTGAGCGAGTGGATTAGACGCGGACGAGCGCGGACGAGTGCGCAGGAAGAGGGGACGCGGACGAACGCGGACGAGCGCAGGAGGATTGGGAGGCGGACGAACGCGGACGAGCGCGGACGAGTGAGCGAGTGCAAGAGGGGACGCGGACGAGCGCGGACGAACGCGGACGAGCGCGCAGGAAGAGGGGACGCGGACGAACGCGGACGAGTGAGCGAGTGCAAGAGGGGACGCGGACGAACGCGGACGAGTGAGCGAGTGCAAGAGGGGACGCGGACGAACGCGGACGAGCGCGGACGAGTGCGCAGGAAGAGGGGACGCGGACGAGCGCGGACGAGAGCAGACGAGTGCAAGAGGGGACGCGGACGAACGCGGACGAGTGCGCAGGAAGAGGGGACGCGGACGAACGCGGACGAGCGCGGACGAGTGCGCCGGAAGAGGGGACGCGGACGAACGCGGACGAGCGCGGACGAGTGAGCGAGTGGATGGGATGCTGAGCGGTGAGCCATGGCGCGCGGGGTTAAAGCCACCGCGCTACGAAGTAACGCCGGCTCAAGCCGGCTGCCCAGGTTGGGGGCGCGCAATCCCACGTTGACCAAAGAGTCGTTGCGGTCGCTGACTGGCGGTGAAGGGTTTGGAGAAGCCAGCGACCATTGAGATCGATCCAGCGCGGGGTACTAGCGATCACTGACTCGTACGTAATGAAGGGTTTGGAAAAGAAGTAATTGCGTATAGGTTCATTGGGATAGCCTAAAACGCCCATAAATCGAGCAGCAATGTGTGCGCCAGCGATCCAGGGTTGCGCTACATTGACTATGGGGCCATGCGCCCTATTACAGCGCGATCCAGCGGCGCCAGCTCAGCACGCCGATGCTCGGACGCTCACGATAGTGATTACTGGTAATGAAAGCATGATCGGCTCTCCGTTTGAATGCCGTCGTGTTAGAGGGTGAGGAATGG
The sequence above is drawn from the Candidatus Kouleothrix ribensis genome and encodes:
- a CDS encoding alpha/beta hydrolase gives rise to the protein MQSMTRSGAGLANNRVPARSTSLTVENIAIHVTDQGAGVPTLLLHGIFDSADTWSGVTERLQANFRCLVPDLPGFGRSGEPADFDCSLPHLAQFIDNLIGALGIDQPINLIGYDIGATYGLAWAVTHPAKVRNIAILNANFFSDYKWHSFARLWRIPVVGELAMAMITEANFARAMVSSAPQIPPEKAREAARLVTPAAKRMALRHYRALDSAVFHGWEDQLRDLTSHKPTIVCWGDQDPAIPPSFAERFGAQTVRHFPTNSHWLPLEAPALLAEYLEAFFREAA
- a CDS encoding cupin domain-containing protein, producing the protein MQFLTIDRAAAQDATASGNFGGQVWMQQLVSEQQCSEIELLVVSFEAGGRTRPHVHPVDQILHITAGRGIVADHAGRRVVTAGDVVVVPAGEWHWHGAAPDSAMTHISIKRYGATDWTVEERDWGTYA
- a CDS encoding ankyrin repeat domain-containing protein, with amino-acid sequence MHNQVWDGVTLASTIKPEEAARRARLADAARAYDWGTLLALLGQAPQLINTTRPGGQSRYAPLHQAAHGGAPAAVVEVLLGLGAWRTLRCAQGQRPLEIAMRQGHHHLRELLTPVFQRDMPLEVLQPIQQHFHALIHARAEQLVREHALRLPELEPLLELAEPRLWFAVPGMYGGFRFWLDQLAGDGVLIAESWCRVVGGSGQRHLVSPHGSLLIAQGFV
- the cas6 gene encoding CRISPR system precrRNA processing endoribonuclease RAMP protein Cas6 → MTETQLHPAGILSGLDLPVVRARVTLRLLEATTLPPYKGALLRGGFGYAFQRASCPQPCWGHAEACAVGALCPYRAIFETPHPPGVAQLHDLQDVPRPFVIEPPLDHKRAYAAGDALEFGLILIGRAIDQLAYFLYSFEQLGRMGLGRGQARARLERVEALRPWQPTGVALYQDGRATSEAARLRDAGASYCYDAPTIAARAAQLPADLALRLVTPLRVKARGTFIDVLDMPAIVGAACWRLRALASFHGGGPWDVDHRALAERAGSIAVENPRVQWIDWERTSTRAGQQRAMTLGGLLGSAVLRGVPPDVRAVLLAGSLVHIGKAAVFGHGQLELAEWRR